ACATGTGGCGGCGATAAAAGAAATGAAACAACAGAAGTAAAAAGTCTTACGTTGATAGAAGCACGTTGCAGGATCAATACTAACTCTTCAGGAGTCAGGAAACTTGACCATTGGTGCGTCCCTTTGGGAAGCTGCATATTTATTGTTAGCAACTCCACAAAGCAATACACTAAGAATAATAATATCCCAAAACCATAATTTTGAAGCAAGACCAAGCACAGATAACAGAACACAAGAATGCAGAGCAGATACAAGTAAAGAGTCCTACCCAATGGAGAAGGTACTCTGCTGCAACAATGGCTGTTGCATATGACCTCATAGATCGGTTAATCGTTGAAACCACAGTGGCACCACCTGGATGAGTTAATGCTGACAGAGACTTGCAGAATTCAGCAGGATCTGCCACGTGCTCAATTACCTTGAGAgaaaaatttatgaattgaCAACAAATTTTAATGCTTTTTCTTGTCAAAAGTATGTAATGCACTTAACCAAGTTTGAAACATGTTAATAAGCACATTGTTTTCCACTTCCTACTCTTCCTAGTTAATAGAATAAAAGCTTGGTCAAGTTATTCCACAATCATCACACAGATCTTCATGCATCAAATCTTAGCAGATATTTTACCCAATCTCAAACCCAAATTTGCAGCTATCAAATTGACTTTGATCTGTAATATCAACAAATGCATGCGCAACATCTTCCTGTTTTGTTTTGTaaaaatcaacaaataactTGAATAGTACATAATTTGAAGCACAAAAGCATGATTAATATAACTCGTACAAGTCAAAAGAATTCTGTTCTGAATATTGCACCATAACCTCTTTAATGAAAAACAAAGTTCCCTTCTTGTCCGCAACATCATAGCCCAAGCATTTGATCCAAGAAGCAAGATAAACTTGAAATTCAGAGAAGATGGATTGACTTGCTGAGGCAAGTTGGGGCAAATTGATGGAAAAGAATGTTTAGAATGGAGAACTCTCGGCTTGGGAGGCTAAGACTAAAGGCTAAGGATCTGGTTTTCTTAAgaattatattttgataaagTTCACAAATATGTGAAGAACACAGATTACAAAACGAATCAACAGTGATCTATACAATGAGACAACAAgcatgcatgatttgagagagagagagagagagagagagagagcaccTCTAACGCAATCACAGCATCAAACATCCTTTGCTCCTTAACAAGACTTTCTGTCCATCAAAAGAAAATATTGAATAGAATATTAATGCTAATGCAGTTTAAAAGTTCAATAAACCTTTGAACTTAAGAGTTCGAATTACATTCTTTCTGAAACCATACACTTTCAATGAATAGCCTGTTACTCACAAGTCACAAGGAATAGACAAAAGATAAATACCATGGGAACTTCAAAGAAAATATCTGATCTACTAATTGTACACCAAGAATCAAAGCATGTTAAGTAACCAAAAAATTGATCATGTTCATTGGCTCAGGCATCCCACAGCAAGGGAAAAATACAGAGCCAGTGATTACACCATGTAGAGAGAATTCAAAGACAATAGTTGTATTGAGTGGAGAAATTTAGGTTAACTTGTCCTAAGTACCCATGAGGAGCAAAAGAAGACATTGGACTGCTTAGATGGATTATTGACTCTCATTCACAAGAGGATGCCTAGCATCCACTCATTCAAATGGAGCACGTTTATGAGACCAAAAATAATGTAAGTTTGAAACTTTGAATGTACAAAGGAATAAAAGTATCGGAAAGCTTGACCTACACAAGAACAAAATTTGCATGTACCAGCTGTTGTGCAACAGTAGTCAATAGTTGGAGTCACCGGGTCCAAATCCTGTGCAGATAGATTAAAGGTATAAATATTCTGAACTGACAAAATAAAACAGCCATTGATTAGAAACTAGTAATTCTCAATACTACACTTACCAATTATTTCATTCAAGTCAGAAGGCTTACAGAAATTGATGAATTTATTGGAACAATGGAATTCAGGAATTATTGGTAACATATGATCAGGAgtttataatgaaaataatcACAATTAAGTGGGGATATCATAGAAATCAACTAAGTAAAGGGATTTTTcttctttccattttcttttcattttctttatattGTAGAAACCACACACAAACCACTATGTGGTTGGATGAGCCCAAACTCCAACTCTGAACAGCTTTAACCTACTCCACTACAATATCCATGTGCATAAGAAATGTGTAACATCAAATCCAATACACCCAAGAGTTCTGCACACAGTATTTCATGTCAAATACTTTATGTTCGTACAAAACATACAATGGatattgttaaatttgggccaggcctaactcaccccaaaagctagctcaaggggaggagtgcctatggcccatataagagGCACATTACTcatttccacaaccgatgtgagaTTCAGcagatataatttaaatatccaGTAAAGTTCACAATAGAGGAGTGGTTAAGTATTGTGATAACCTTTCCAAATTGTTTAACTTTCGCCATTCCCCTTCTTTTTTCAACAATAGCAATAAGGAAAAGCAAACTCTAAAAAGGATTCCCATTCAACATGTATgaagttaaaacttgttttgGGGGGTGGGTATACACATAGGAAGGGAGAGCACTGAATTCAGACTTGATTCTGTGTCTGAGAAACTTATGTAGTGTTTTCTATTTTTACTGCACTGCTTGTCACATTTATACAAGTGTCTGGGACACCAAAGGGCCCATCTCTTGTGGAGAGCATTTCTGCCTCATCCCTTCCTGGAAAAGTGGGGATGAATATGCAACAGAACAATGCTCTCTGCTACTACAAGCAGTCCCCACACCAAAAGTGCACTGTTCTATCCAGTGACTATCCAAATCTACATCCCAGCTATTAATACTAATCAGTGAAGAACAAGCCACACTTGTAGTAATATATACACAAAAGGTATGATGTTCCAAAACAAATTAAACTGAAACATCAATTTAGaaaatagaaatgatgtaaCTTTCAACTGAAACACATATGAAATAGTAGTTCAAGATAAGAAATGACCATACAGCATGAAGGTGAGCTATATTGATATTTTTCTCCAGCGCATCAATGCCTGTTACAGTTGCTCCCATTCGAGCTAAAGGCTGAAGAAGCAAAAGAAAGAATAATGAATATAACAAGTAACATTTGTTATCAATAAGCAGGAAACTCATAATTGCTTGGGTATAAAAGGAGTGATAATATACCTCAGAAAGAATTCCGCCACCACAACCAACATCAACAATTTTTAGTCCTTCAAAAGGCCTAGCCATGTGTGGATC
This genomic interval from Manihot esculenta cultivar AM560-2 chromosome 12, M.esculenta_v8, whole genome shotgun sequence contains the following:
- the LOC110627749 gene encoding ubiquinone biosynthesis O-methyltransferase, mitochondrial isoform X1, which produces MASKLLMRVGSIRVPKIAPNPNPLLNATRRLFAHQPISAPPHSPPSSPPDNGRSTHIKSQPTSSLKELELAKFSAIADSWWDSEGPFKPLHVMNPTRLAFLRSTLCRHFRKDPHMARPFEGLKIVDVGCGGGILSEPLARMGATVTGIDALEKNINIAHLHADLDPVTPTIDYCCTTAGTCKFCSCVESLVKEQRMFDAVIALEVIEHVADPAEFCKSLSALTHPGGATVVSTINRSMRSYATAIVAAEYLLHWLPKGTHQWSSFLTPEELVLILQRASINVKEMAGFVYNPLTGRWSLSDDISVNFIAFGTKSGE
- the LOC110627749 gene encoding ubiquinone biosynthesis O-methyltransferase, mitochondrial isoform X2; its protein translation is MASKLLMRVGSIRVPKIAPNPNPLLNATRRLFAHQPISAPPHSPPSSPPDNGRSTHIKSQPTSSLKELELAKFSAIADSWWDSEGPFKPLHVMNPTRLAFLRSTLCRHFRKDPHMARPFEGLKIVDVGCGGGILSEPLARMGATVTGIDALEKNINIAHLHADLDPVTPTIDYCCTTAESLVKEQRMFDAVIALEVIEHVADPAEFCKSLSALTHPGGATVVSTINRSMRSYATAIVAAEYLLHWLPKGTHQWSSFLTPEELVLILQRASINVKEMAGFVYNPLTGRWSLSDDISVNFIAFGTKSGE